The following are from one region of the Chromobacterium phragmitis genome:
- a CDS encoding NADH-quinone oxidoreductase subunit C yields the protein MASKKMEALGSVVAAALGDKLVSSTLALDELTIVCKASDLLSVAQTLRDHADLAFEQCIDVCGMDYSAYRDEPWDGPRFAAVYHLLSVKLNHRLRLRVFAEDDDFPVIPSINGVWNAANWFEREAFDLYGIVFEGHPDLRRLLTDYGFVGHPFRKDFPLSGHVEMRYDPTQQRVIYQPVTIEPREITPRIIREENYGG from the coding sequence ATGGCCTCCAAGAAAATGGAAGCGTTGGGTTCGGTCGTTGCCGCGGCGCTGGGCGACAAGCTCGTGAGCAGCACGCTGGCCCTGGATGAGCTGACCATCGTGTGCAAGGCGTCCGATCTGCTGTCCGTCGCGCAAACGCTGCGCGATCACGCCGATCTCGCCTTCGAGCAGTGCATCGACGTCTGCGGCATGGACTACAGCGCTTATCGCGACGAGCCGTGGGACGGTCCGCGTTTCGCCGCCGTGTACCACCTGCTGTCCGTCAAGCTGAACCATCGCCTCCGCCTGCGCGTTTTCGCCGAAGACGACGATTTCCCGGTGATCCCGTCGATCAATGGCGTGTGGAACGCCGCCAACTGGTTTGAGCGCGAAGCGTTCGACCTCTATGGCATCGTGTTCGAAGGCCACCCCGACCTGCGCCGCCTGTTGACCGACTATGGCTTCGTCGGCCATCCGTTCCGCAAGGACTTCCCGCTGTCCGGCCACGTGGAAATGCGTTACGACCCGACCCAGCAGCGCGTGATTTACCAGCCTGTGACCATCGAGCCGCGCGAAATCACTCCGCGCATCATTCGCGAGGAGAATTACGGTGGCTGA
- a CDS encoding NADH-quinone oxidoreductase subunit D, whose translation MAEIRNYTLNFGPQHPAAHGVLRLVLELDGEVVQRADPHIGLLHRGTEKLAESKTFIQSLPYMDRLDYVSMMCNEHAYCLAIEKMMGIEVPERAQYIRVMFAEITRILNHLLWIGAHALDIGAMTMFLYAFREREDLMDCYEAVSGARMHAAYFRPGGVYRDLPDSMPQYTVSKIKNAKELARLNEGRKGSMLDFIEDFTKRFPTYVDEYETLLTDNRIWKQRTVGIGVVTAERALNLGMTGPMLRGSGIAWDLRKTQPYDVYDKMDFDVPVGVGGDCYDRYLVRVEEMRQSNRIIQQCVAWLRANPGPVITDNHKVAPPSREGMKSNMEDLIHHFKLFTEGMHVPEGEAYAAVEHPKGEFGIYLVSDGANKPYRLKIRAPGYAHLAALDEMATGHMIADVVAIIGTQDIVFGEIDR comes from the coding sequence GTGGCTGAGATCCGCAACTACACCCTCAACTTCGGCCCGCAGCACCCGGCCGCGCACGGCGTGCTGCGCCTGGTGCTGGAGCTGGACGGCGAAGTCGTCCAGCGCGCTGACCCGCACATCGGCCTGCTGCACCGCGGCACCGAGAAGCTGGCCGAGAGCAAGACCTTCATCCAGTCGCTGCCGTACATGGACCGTCTCGACTACGTGTCGATGATGTGCAACGAGCACGCTTACTGCCTGGCCATCGAGAAGATGATGGGCATCGAGGTGCCGGAGCGCGCGCAATACATCCGCGTGATGTTCGCCGAAATCACCCGCATCCTGAACCATCTGCTGTGGATCGGCGCCCACGCGCTGGACATCGGCGCGATGACCATGTTCCTGTACGCGTTCCGCGAGCGCGAAGACCTGATGGACTGCTACGAGGCGGTGTCCGGCGCGCGGATGCACGCGGCCTACTTCCGTCCGGGCGGCGTCTACCGCGACCTGCCGGACAGCATGCCGCAGTACACCGTGTCCAAGATCAAGAACGCCAAGGAGCTGGCGCGCCTGAACGAGGGCCGCAAGGGCTCGATGCTGGACTTCATCGAAGACTTCACCAAGCGCTTCCCGACCTATGTCGACGAGTACGAGACCCTGCTGACCGACAACCGCATCTGGAAGCAGCGGACCGTGGGCATCGGCGTGGTGACGGCCGAGCGCGCGCTGAACCTGGGCATGACCGGCCCGATGCTGCGCGGTTCCGGCATCGCCTGGGACTTGCGCAAGACCCAGCCGTACGACGTGTACGACAAGATGGATTTCGACGTGCCGGTGGGCGTGGGCGGCGACTGCTACGATCGCTACCTGGTGCGCGTGGAAGAGATGCGTCAGTCCAACCGCATCATCCAGCAGTGCGTGGCCTGGCTGCGCGCGAACCCGGGTCCGGTGATCACCGACAACCATAAAGTGGCCCCGCCTTCGCGCGAAGGCATGAAGTCCAATATGGAAGACCTGATCCACCACTTCAAGCTGTTCACCGAAGGCATGCACGTGCCGGAAGGCGAGGCTTACGCCGCGGTGGAGCACCCGAAGGGCGAGTTCGGCATCTATCTGGTGTCCGACGGCGCCAACAAACCGTACCGCCTGAAAATCCGCGCGCCGGGCTATGCCCATTTGGCGGCGCTGGACGAGATGGCCACCGGCCACATGATCGCCGACGTCGTCGCGATCATCGGTACGCAGGATATCGTGTTTGGGGAGATTGACCGCTGA
- the nuoF gene encoding NADH-quinone oxidoreductase subunit NuoF, which produces MAVFANGVIFDGVDTAQPDCWRLDAYVARGGYQALRRILDSKMTQEDVIAEVKNSGLRGRGGAGFPTGLKWSFMPRSFPGDKYVVCNTDEGEPGTFKDRDIIRYNPHSLIEGMIIAGYAMGTKAGYNYIHGEIFEDYVLFEEALEEARKAGFLGQNILGSGFNFDLFAHHGYGAYICGEETALLESLEGKKGQPRFKPPFPASFGLYGKPTTINNTESFASVPFIIRDGAQTFLEKGKPNNGGTKLFSVSGHVNRPGNYEIALGTPFSELLEMAGGMRDGKKLKAVIPGGSSAPVLPADIMMQCTMDYDSIAKAGSMLGSGAVIVMNEDVCMVKALERLAYFYHEESCGQCTPCREGTGWLYKVIHRIVNGQGRKGDLELLDSVGNNMAGRTICALADAAVFPVRSFTKHFRNEFEYAIEHGKTLVDHKWC; this is translated from the coding sequence ATGGCTGTCTTCGCTAATGGCGTGATTTTCGACGGCGTCGACACTGCCCAGCCTGATTGCTGGCGTCTGGACGCCTATGTGGCCCGCGGCGGCTACCAGGCGCTGCGCCGCATTCTCGACTCCAAGATGACGCAGGAAGACGTGATCGCGGAAGTGAAGAACTCCGGCCTGCGCGGCCGCGGCGGCGCGGGCTTCCCGACCGGCCTGAAGTGGAGCTTCATGCCGCGCTCGTTCCCGGGCGACAAGTACGTCGTCTGCAACACCGACGAGGGCGAGCCGGGCACCTTCAAGGACCGCGACATCATCCGCTACAACCCGCACTCGTTGATCGAGGGCATGATCATCGCCGGTTACGCGATGGGCACCAAGGCGGGTTACAACTACATCCACGGCGAAATCTTCGAAGACTACGTGTTGTTCGAGGAAGCGCTGGAAGAGGCGCGCAAGGCGGGTTTCCTGGGTCAGAACATCCTGGGCTCCGGCTTCAACTTCGACCTGTTCGCCCACCACGGCTACGGCGCCTACATCTGCGGCGAAGAAACCGCGCTGCTGGAATCGCTGGAAGGCAAGAAGGGCCAGCCGCGCTTCAAGCCGCCGTTCCCGGCCAGCTTCGGCCTGTATGGCAAGCCGACCACCATCAACAACACCGAATCGTTCGCCTCGGTGCCATTCATCATCCGCGACGGCGCGCAAACCTTCCTCGAGAAGGGCAAGCCGAACAACGGCGGCACCAAGCTGTTCTCGGTTTCCGGCCACGTCAACCGTCCGGGCAACTACGAGATCGCGCTGGGCACTCCGTTCTCCGAGCTGCTGGAAATGGCCGGCGGCATGCGCGACGGCAAGAAGCTGAAGGCGGTGATCCCGGGCGGCTCGTCCGCGCCGGTGCTGCCGGCCGACATCATGATGCAGTGCACGATGGACTACGACAGCATCGCCAAAGCCGGCTCCATGCTGGGTTCGGGCGCCGTGATCGTGATGAATGAGGACGTGTGCATGGTCAAGGCGCTGGAGCGTCTGGCCTACTTCTACCACGAAGAATCCTGCGGCCAGTGCACGCCGTGCCGCGAAGGCACCGGCTGGCTGTACAAGGTGATCCATCGCATCGTCAATGGCCAAGGCCGCAAGGGCGATCTGGAGCTTCTGGATTCCGTGGGCAACAACATGGCCGGCCGCACCATCTGCGCGCTGGCCGACGCCGCGGTGTTCCCGGTTCGCAGTTTCACCAAGCATTTCCGCAATGAGTTCGAGTACGCGATCGAACACGGAAAGACCTTGGTGGATCACAAATGGTGTTGA
- a CDS encoding NADH-quinone oxidoreductase subunit A: protein MLQNYFPILMFVIVGLLVGVGPIVLGKLLAPNRPDAEKLSPYECGFEAFEDARMKFDVRYYLIAILFILFDLEIAFLFPWAVVLKDLGVYGLGVMVEFLAVLTLGFVYMWKKGALEWE from the coding sequence ATGCTGCAAAACTACTTTCCCATTCTGATGTTTGTCATCGTCGGACTTCTGGTCGGTGTGGGCCCTATTGTTCTGGGCAAACTGCTGGCGCCGAATCGTCCTGACGCTGAAAAACTTTCTCCATACGAATGCGGCTTCGAGGCCTTCGAAGATGCCCGCATGAAGTTTGACGTCCGCTACTACCTGATCGCCATTCTCTTCATCCTGTTCGACCTGGAAATCGCATTCCTGTTTCCGTGGGCGGTGGTGTTGAAGGATCTGGGCGTCTATGGTTTGGGCGTGATGGTCGAGTTTCTGGCCGTGCTGACGCTCGGCTTCGTCTACATGTGGAAGAAGGGAGCTCTGGAATGGGAGTAG
- the pstS gene encoding phosphate ABC transporter substrate-binding protein PstS, producing MKQSVRLAAVLGSALIAGSAYAADITGAGATFPYPLYAKWAATYKGSTGNNMNYQSIGSGGGIKQIQSKTVDFGASDMPLKPEELEKTGLTQFPTVMGGVVPVYNIPGIAAGQIKFTGPLLADIYMGKISKWNDAAIAKLNPGVKLPDQRISVVRRSDGSGTTFIFTNYLSKVSPEWAKEVGSNTAVSWKGSSVGGKGNEGVANYVSRIKGSIGYVEYAYAKQNKLAYGLLQNQAGAFVSPDESSFKAAAANADWKKAPGFYLLLTNQPGKTSWPIAGATFILMHKKQDKPAQGAEVLKYFDWAYKNGDKTALDLDYIPMPDNVKGVIRASWKQITDGSGKAVWN from the coding sequence ATGAAACAGTCTGTTCGTCTGGCCGCAGTCCTGGGTTCCGCGCTGATCGCAGGCTCGGCCTACGCGGCTGACATCACCGGCGCCGGCGCGACCTTCCCCTACCCGCTGTACGCGAAGTGGGCCGCCACCTACAAGGGCAGCACCGGCAACAACATGAACTACCAGTCCATCGGCTCTGGCGGCGGCATCAAGCAGATCCAGTCCAAGACCGTGGACTTCGGCGCGTCCGACATGCCGCTGAAGCCGGAAGAACTGGAAAAAACCGGTCTGACCCAATTTCCGACCGTGATGGGCGGCGTGGTGCCGGTCTATAACATTCCGGGCATCGCCGCCGGCCAGATCAAGTTCACCGGCCCGCTGCTGGCCGACATCTACATGGGCAAGATCAGCAAGTGGAACGACGCGGCCATCGCCAAGCTGAACCCCGGCGTCAAGCTGCCCGACCAGCGCATCTCGGTAGTGCGCCGCTCCGACGGCTCCGGCACCACCTTCATCTTCACCAACTACCTGTCCAAGGTCTCGCCGGAATGGGCGAAGGAAGTCGGCTCCAACACCGCCGTCAGCTGGAAGGGCAGCTCTGTGGGCGGCAAGGGGAACGAGGGCGTGGCCAACTACGTGTCCCGCATCAAGGGCTCCATCGGCTATGTGGAATACGCCTACGCCAAGCAGAACAAGCTGGCTTACGGTCTGCTGCAGAACCAGGCCGGCGCCTTTGTCAGCCCTGACGAGTCCTCGTTCAAGGCAGCGGCCGCCAACGCCGACTGGAAGAAGGCCCCGGGTTTCTACCTGCTGCTGACCAACCAGCCGGGCAAGACCAGCTGGCCGATCGCCGGCGCCACCTTCATCCTGATGCACAAGAAACAGGACAAGCCGGCCCAAGGCGCCGAAGTGCTGAAGTACTTCGACTGGGCCTACAAGAACGGCGACAAGACCGCCCTGGATCTGGATTACATCCCGATGCCGGACAACGTCAAGGGCGTGATCCGCGCCAGCTGGAAACAGATCACCGACGGCAGCGGCAAGGCTGTCTGGAACTGA
- the nuoE gene encoding NADH-quinone oxidoreductase subunit NuoE encodes MLSAQSLALIDREVAKYPADQKRSAVMGALRIALDERRATGETPETRCLNPELIEFVADYLGIAPLAAYEVATFYNMYDMKPVGKFKITVCTNLPCALSGGVNAAEYISKKLGIAIGETSADGMYTLLEGECMGACGDAPVLLVNNHKMCSFMTPEAIDKKLAELK; translated from the coding sequence ATGCTGTCCGCACAATCGCTAGCCTTGATCGACCGCGAGGTCGCCAAATATCCGGCCGACCAGAAGCGCTCCGCCGTCATGGGCGCGCTGCGCATCGCGCTGGACGAGCGGCGCGCGACCGGTGAAACCCCGGAAACGCGCTGCCTGAATCCGGAACTGATCGAGTTCGTCGCCGACTACCTGGGCATCGCCCCGTTAGCCGCTTACGAAGTCGCCACGTTCTACAACATGTACGACATGAAGCCGGTGGGCAAATTCAAGATCACCGTCTGCACCAACCTGCCCTGTGCGCTGTCCGGCGGCGTCAACGCCGCGGAGTACATCTCGAAGAAGCTGGGCATCGCCATCGGCGAAACCAGCGCCGACGGCATGTACACCCTGCTGGAAGGCGAATGCATGGGCGCCTGCGGCGACGCGCCGGTCTTGCTGGTGAACAACCACAAGATGTGCAGCTTCATGACGCCCGAAGCAATCGATAAAAAACTGGCGGAGTTGAAATAA
- a CDS encoding NuoB/complex I 20 kDa subunit family protein: MGVEGILEKGFVTTTADKLINYTRTGSLWPMTFGLACCAVEMMHAGAARYDLDRFGVVFRPSPRQSDLMIVAGTLCNKMAPALRKVYDQMAEPRWVISMGSCANGGGYYHYSYSVVRGCDRIVPVDVYVPGCPPTAEALLYGIIQLQNKIKRTNTIAR; the protein is encoded by the coding sequence ATGGGAGTAGAAGGGATTCTGGAGAAAGGCTTCGTCACCACGACAGCCGACAAGCTTATCAACTATACCCGCACCGGTTCGCTGTGGCCGATGACCTTCGGCCTGGCCTGTTGCGCGGTGGAAATGATGCACGCCGGCGCGGCGAGATATGACCTCGACCGCTTCGGCGTCGTGTTCCGTCCCAGCCCCCGCCAGTCCGACCTGATGATCGTCGCCGGCACGCTGTGCAACAAGATGGCGCCGGCCCTGCGCAAGGTTTACGACCAGATGGCCGAGCCGCGCTGGGTGATTTCGATGGGCTCCTGTGCCAATGGCGGCGGTTACTATCATTACTCCTACTCTGTAGTTCGTGGCTGCGACCGCATCGTGCCGGTCGATGTCTACGTGCCGGGCTGTCCGCCGACCGCCGAGGCGCTGCTGTACGGCATCATCCAGCTGCAGAACAAGATCAAACGTACCAACACCATCGCCCGCTAA
- the secG gene encoding preprotein translocase subunit SecG, protein MELLKTLIWIVNLLSAASIIVLVLMQHGKGADMGAAFGSGSSGSLFGASGSANFLSRTTAVAAAVFFSTSMALVFLSGGGKSDLGVMGNGSKIEQAAPQIPAGAPNKNASGTASKIPE, encoded by the coding sequence ATGGAACTTCTCAAGACGCTTATTTGGATTGTTAATCTGCTGTCCGCAGCATCTATCATCGTCCTTGTTCTGATGCAGCACGGCAAGGGTGCGGATATGGGCGCGGCCTTTGGTAGCGGCTCGTCCGGCAGTCTGTTCGGGGCGTCTGGTTCTGCGAATTTCTTGAGTAGAACGACTGCGGTTGCTGCCGCGGTGTTCTTCTCGACCTCCATGGCGCTGGTCTTTCTTTCCGGGGGTGGGAAGAGTGATCTGGGCGTAATGGGCAATGGCAGTAAGATTGAGCAGGCGGCGCCGCAAATCCCGGCAGGCGCGCCTAATAAAAACGCTTCGGGAACGGCTTCCAAGATTCCGGAGTGA
- the tpiA gene encoding triose-phosphate isomerase: MSGKLVIGNWKMNTRGDSARQLAAALLADAQTNREGVGIAAPAVYLAALAEQLKGSKIALSSQDVSRFAADGAFTGETSAAMLADVGCRYALVGHSERRQYFREDNAALLAKMRNAIAAGVVPVLCVGETLAQREAGDYLNVVREQLAILAEIADGEYVVAYEPVWAIGTGKVASLEQIAEIHAFIKNWCLQNVAGSAKIRVLYGGSVKAENAEAILATENVDGALVGGASLDADSFRVICQAAGKLI, translated from the coding sequence ATGTCCGGCAAACTGGTGATTGGCAATTGGAAGATGAATACCCGCGGCGATAGCGCTCGTCAATTGGCGGCGGCGCTATTGGCCGATGCGCAAACCAATCGCGAGGGCGTCGGCATCGCCGCACCCGCCGTTTACCTGGCTGCGCTGGCCGAGCAACTGAAGGGGAGCAAGATCGCCTTGTCTTCCCAGGACGTCAGCCGTTTCGCCGCCGACGGCGCGTTTACCGGCGAGACCAGCGCCGCCATGTTGGCCGACGTGGGCTGCCGCTACGCGCTGGTCGGACATTCCGAGCGCCGCCAGTATTTCCGCGAAGACAATGCGGCGCTGCTTGCCAAGATGCGCAACGCGATCGCGGCCGGCGTGGTCCCGGTGCTGTGCGTGGGCGAGACGCTGGCGCAGCGCGAGGCGGGCGATTATTTGAACGTGGTGCGAGAACAGCTTGCCATCTTGGCCGAGATCGCCGATGGTGAATACGTTGTCGCCTACGAACCGGTATGGGCCATCGGCACCGGCAAGGTGGCATCGCTTGAGCAGATCGCCGAGATCCATGCATTCATCAAAAATTGGTGCTTGCAAAACGTTGCCGGCTCCGCTAAGATTCGCGTCCTCTACGGCGGCAGTGTCAAAGCAGAGAATGCCGAAGCGATTCTGGCGACGGAAAACGTCGACGGAGCACTGGTCGGAGGAGCCTCTCTGGACGCCGATTCATTCAGAGTGATTTGCCAAGCCGCAGGAAAATTGATATAG